The Anser cygnoides isolate HZ-2024a breed goose chromosome 19, Taihu_goose_T2T_genome, whole genome shotgun sequence genome contains a region encoding:
- the MILR1 gene encoding allergin-1 isoform X1 encodes MFFLTILLFSCFQVSQQIQNATADGREVLSNPILTPVHGTLEVVMNQNVSLSCHSDSGSPPIKYTLFKYSQKVSTLNRIDLMPALFNLTINSASDVGEYKCKAENKIYGRRYSRSLNFTLEEPLSKPALSSPTSQAKKGQNATLSCLSEKGSLPITYTFFKDKRRISQLVKMQKEAAVTFVLINTSSDLGTYKCRAENSFRNSTKYSNSFNFTLAEESCNSQPRIIFLGLILLAFVIGFALAIRFFIIPSCKAGKFTSAVSSTGLTSMDKVEESENYVTYTEIKPIQKQECANFSVSRRQDEKEKRESPTIYSKVVIRDGIQAGPLHSLE; translated from the exons atgttttttctcacaattctgctgttttcctgct TTCAAGTCTCTCAGCAGATTCAGAATGCAACTGCAGATGGCAGAG aGGTACTTTCCAACCCCATTCTCACACCTGTTCATGGCACTTTGGAAGTAGTGATGAACCAGAACGTGAGCCTCTCCTGTCACTCAGATTCTGGTTCTCCACCTATCAAATACACACTGTTTAAATACAGTCAGAAGGTATCCACTTTAAATAGGATAGACTTGATGCCAGCTTTGTTCAACTTGACTATCAACTCTGCCAGTGATGTGGGTGAATACAAGTGCAAAGCTGAGAATAAAATCTATGGCAGAAGATACAGTAGAAGTCTCAATTTCACGCTTGAAG agccACTTTCCAAACCAGCGCTGAGCTCACCCACCTCTCAAGCAAAGAAAGGCCAAAATGCAACCCTGTCTTGTCTCTCAGAGAAAGGGTCTCTTCCTATCACATACACATTCTTCAAAGACAAACGGAGGATATCTCAACTAGTGAAGATGCAGAAGGAAGCAGCTGTTACTTTTGTACTTATCAATACCTCTAGTGACTTAGGAACCTATAAATGCAGAGCTGAAAATAGCTTTCGCAATAGtacaaaatacagcaacagTTTCAACTTTACATTAGCAG AGGAGAGTTGCAATTCTCAACCCCGGATCATTTTTCTTGGGCTAATCTTACTAGCGTTTGTGATAGGATTTGCTCTGGCAATTCGATTTTTCATCATTCCTTCATGTAAAGCAG GAAAATTTACATCTGCTGTGTCCTCAACTGGCCTTACTTCAATGGATAAAGTAGAAGAGTCAGAAAATTATGTCACATACACAGAGATTA AGCCGATTCAAAAACAGGAGTGTGCAAATTTTTCTGTTAGTAGAAGACAAGATGAAAAAG AGAAGAGGGAAAGTCCTACAATCTATTCAAAGGTCGTCATCAGAGATGGAATACAAG CTGGACCACTCCATTCTCTAGAGTAG
- the MILR1 gene encoding allergin-1 isoform X2, with the protein MFFLTILLFSCFQVSQQIQNATADGREPLSKPALSSPTSQAKKGQNATLSCLSEKGSLPITYTFFKDKRRISQLVKMQKEAAVTFVLINTSSDLGTYKCRAENSFRNSTKYSNSFNFTLAEESCNSQPRIIFLGLILLAFVIGFALAIRFFIIPSCKAGKFTSAVSSTGLTSMDKVEESENYVTYTEIKPIQKQECANFSVSRRQDEKEKRESPTIYSKVVIRDGIQAGPLHSLE; encoded by the exons atgttttttctcacaattctgctgttttcctgct TTCAAGTCTCTCAGCAGATTCAGAATGCAACTGCAGATGGCAGAG agccACTTTCCAAACCAGCGCTGAGCTCACCCACCTCTCAAGCAAAGAAAGGCCAAAATGCAACCCTGTCTTGTCTCTCAGAGAAAGGGTCTCTTCCTATCACATACACATTCTTCAAAGACAAACGGAGGATATCTCAACTAGTGAAGATGCAGAAGGAAGCAGCTGTTACTTTTGTACTTATCAATACCTCTAGTGACTTAGGAACCTATAAATGCAGAGCTGAAAATAGCTTTCGCAATAGtacaaaatacagcaacagTTTCAACTTTACATTAGCAG AGGAGAGTTGCAATTCTCAACCCCGGATCATTTTTCTTGGGCTAATCTTACTAGCGTTTGTGATAGGATTTGCTCTGGCAATTCGATTTTTCATCATTCCTTCATGTAAAGCAG GAAAATTTACATCTGCTGTGTCCTCAACTGGCCTTACTTCAATGGATAAAGTAGAAGAGTCAGAAAATTATGTCACATACACAGAGATTA AGCCGATTCAAAAACAGGAGTGTGCAAATTTTTCTGTTAGTAGAAGACAAGATGAAAAAG AGAAGAGGGAAAGTCCTACAATCTATTCAAAGGTCGTCATCAGAGATGGAATACAAG CTGGACCACTCCATTCTCTAGAGTAG
- the POLG2 gene encoding DNA polymerase subunit gamma-2 isoform X2 produces MALGGCRAARCGSALRLRRPALRRPYVAAGGEEEEEENEEEEQRQLLELCRRRRFLRGGAEPRSWRSYLSGCHLGFGPLGAALRGNLAAQWWHSALARREQVFAVDSPLHGSPSAGAPQARDALRLLSSETLRRVVQEPAGPALEEAMGSAGTLRETLLPGVLAQYVSCLEFANKRLPCGLAEVGVCFHSVPESELHNKNFRRIGERTTSLLAWFSSPRTAGQWLDYWLRQRLQWWRKFAVGPSDFSSSDFQDEEGRRGFNLHYNFPWGKETIETLKNLGDTELLEMYPGDRSKLLGRDGRKNVIPHVLSVSGNLDRGVLAYLFDSLQLAENPLTKKKNSHRKVLKLHPCLAPIKVALDVGKGPTTELRQVCQGLFNELSENRISVWPGYLETTQVSLEQLYTKYDEMSVLFMVLITDATLENGVVQLRSRDTTMKEMMHISRLKDFLTNFWINCC; encoded by the exons ATGGCGCTGGGCGGATGCCGGGCGGCCCGCTGTGGAAGCGCGCTTCGCTTGAGGCGGCCGGCGCTGAGGCGGCCCTACGTGGCGGCcggcggcgaggaggaggaggaggagaacgaggaggaggagcagcggcagctgctggagctgtgccggCGGCGGCGCTTCCTGCGGGGCGGCGCGGAGCCGCGGTCCTGGCGCTCCTACCTCAGCGGCTGCCACCTGGGCTTCGGGCCGCTGGGCGCGGCGCTGCGGGGCAACCTGGCGGCGCAGTGGTGGCACTCGGCGCTGGCCCGCAGGGAGCAGGTGTTCGCCGTGGATTCCCCGCTCCACGGTAGCCCCTCCGCCGGCGCCCCGCAGGCCCGCGATGCCCTGCGGCTGCTGAGCTCGGAGACGCTGCGCCGGGTTGTCCAGGAGCCGGCCGGGCCCGCCCTGGAAGAAGCGATGGGGAGCGCAGGGACGCTCCGGGAGACGCTGCTGCCCG GTGTTTTGGCACAATATGTTAGCTGCTTAGAATTTGCGAACAAGAGGCTGCCTTGTGGCCTTGCTGAAGTTGGAGTATGTTTTCACTCTGTTCCAGAAAGTGAGCTACACAACAAAAACTTTAGAAG AATAGGCGAAAGGACTACCTCTTTGCTTGCATGGTTTAGCTCTCCCAGAACTGCAGGACAGTGGCTCGATTACTGGTTGCGTCAGAGACTGCAATGGTGGAGAAAG TTTGCAGTAGGCCCATCTGACTTCAGCAGCAGTGACTTTCAggatgaagaaggaagaagaggattTAACTTACATTATAACTTTCcttggggaaaagaaacaatagaAACACTGAAGAACCTTGGTGATACTGAACTGTTAGAGATGTATCCAGGGGATAGATCAAAATTACTG GGCCGAGATGGAAGGAAGAATGTTATTCCTCATGTCCTGTCTGTGAGTGGAAATCTGGACCGAGGAGTATTAGCATATCTCTTTGATTCACTACAGCTAGCTGAGAATCCgttaacaaaaaagaaaaattcacacAGAAAG GTACTTAAACTTCATCCTTGTCTAGCACCTATCAAAGTGGCCTTGGATGTAGGGAAAGGCCCAACAACAGAGCTGCGACAG GTTTGTCAAGGATTGTTCAACGAACTATCAGAAAATAGAATTTCCGTATGGCCAGGTTATCTTGAAACCACGCAGGTATCCCTGGAACAGCTTTATACAAA ataTGATGAGATGAGTGTTCTCTTCATGGTCTTGATAACTGATGCTACTCTAGAGAATGGAGTGGTCCAGCTGAGAAGCAGAGACACCACCATGAAGGAAATGATGCACATATCTAGGTTAAAAGACTTCTTAACTAA cttctgGATTAACTGTTGTTAA
- the POLG2 gene encoding DNA polymerase subunit gamma-2 isoform X3 — protein MALGGCRAARCGSALRLRRPALRRPYVAAGGEEEEEENEEEEQRQLLELCRRRRFLRGGAEPRSWRSYLSGCHLGFGPLGAALRGNLAAQWWHSALARREQVFAVDSPLHGSPSAGAPQARDALRLLSSETLRRVVQEPAGPALEEAMGSAGTLRETLLPGVLAQYVSCLEFANKRLPCGLAEVGVCFHSVPESELHNKNFRRIGERTTSLLAWFSSPRTAGQWLDYWLRQRLQWWRKFAVGPSDFSSSDFQDEEGRRGFNLHYNFPWGKETIETLKNLGDTELLEMYPGDRSKLLGRDGRKNVIPHVLSVSGNLDRGVLAYLFDSLQLAENPLTKKKNSHRKVLKLHPCLAPIKVALDVGKGPTTELRQVCQGLFNELSENRISVWPGYLETTQVSLEQLYTKYDEMSVLFMVLITDATLENGVVQLRSRDTTMKEMMHISRLKDFLTN, from the exons ATGGCGCTGGGCGGATGCCGGGCGGCCCGCTGTGGAAGCGCGCTTCGCTTGAGGCGGCCGGCGCTGAGGCGGCCCTACGTGGCGGCcggcggcgaggaggaggaggaggagaacgaggaggaggagcagcggcagctgctggagctgtgccggCGGCGGCGCTTCCTGCGGGGCGGCGCGGAGCCGCGGTCCTGGCGCTCCTACCTCAGCGGCTGCCACCTGGGCTTCGGGCCGCTGGGCGCGGCGCTGCGGGGCAACCTGGCGGCGCAGTGGTGGCACTCGGCGCTGGCCCGCAGGGAGCAGGTGTTCGCCGTGGATTCCCCGCTCCACGGTAGCCCCTCCGCCGGCGCCCCGCAGGCCCGCGATGCCCTGCGGCTGCTGAGCTCGGAGACGCTGCGCCGGGTTGTCCAGGAGCCGGCCGGGCCCGCCCTGGAAGAAGCGATGGGGAGCGCAGGGACGCTCCGGGAGACGCTGCTGCCCG GTGTTTTGGCACAATATGTTAGCTGCTTAGAATTTGCGAACAAGAGGCTGCCTTGTGGCCTTGCTGAAGTTGGAGTATGTTTTCACTCTGTTCCAGAAAGTGAGCTACACAACAAAAACTTTAGAAG AATAGGCGAAAGGACTACCTCTTTGCTTGCATGGTTTAGCTCTCCCAGAACTGCAGGACAGTGGCTCGATTACTGGTTGCGTCAGAGACTGCAATGGTGGAGAAAG TTTGCAGTAGGCCCATCTGACTTCAGCAGCAGTGACTTTCAggatgaagaaggaagaagaggattTAACTTACATTATAACTTTCcttggggaaaagaaacaatagaAACACTGAAGAACCTTGGTGATACTGAACTGTTAGAGATGTATCCAGGGGATAGATCAAAATTACTG GGCCGAGATGGAAGGAAGAATGTTATTCCTCATGTCCTGTCTGTGAGTGGAAATCTGGACCGAGGAGTATTAGCATATCTCTTTGATTCACTACAGCTAGCTGAGAATCCgttaacaaaaaagaaaaattcacacAGAAAG GTACTTAAACTTCATCCTTGTCTAGCACCTATCAAAGTGGCCTTGGATGTAGGGAAAGGCCCAACAACAGAGCTGCGACAG GTTTGTCAAGGATTGTTCAACGAACTATCAGAAAATAGAATTTCCGTATGGCCAGGTTATCTTGAAACCACGCAGGTATCCCTGGAACAGCTTTATACAAA ataTGATGAGATGAGTGTTCTCTTCATGGTCTTGATAACTGATGCTACTCTAGAGAATGGAGTGGTCCAGCTGAGAAGCAGAGACACCACCATGAAGGAAATGATGCACATATCTAGGTTAAAAGACTTCTTAACTAA TTAA
- the POLG2 gene encoding DNA polymerase subunit gamma-2 isoform X1, protein MALGGCRAARCGSALRLRRPALRRPYVAAGGEEEEEENEEEEQRQLLELCRRRRFLRGGAEPRSWRSYLSGCHLGFGPLGAALRGNLAAQWWHSALARREQVFAVDSPLHGSPSAGAPQARDALRLLSSETLRRVVQEPAGPALEEAMGSAGTLRETLLPGVLAQYVSCLEFANKRLPCGLAEVGVCFHSVPESELHNKNFRRIGERTTSLLAWFSSPRTAGQWLDYWLRQRLQWWRKFAVGPSDFSSSDFQDEEGRRGFNLHYNFPWGKETIETLKNLGDTELLEMYPGDRSKLLGRDGRKNVIPHVLSVSGNLDRGVLAYLFDSLQLAENPLTKKKNSHRKVLKLHPCLAPIKVALDVGKGPTTELRQVCQGLFNELSENRISVWPGYLETTQVSLEQLYTKYDEMSVLFMVLITDATLENGVVQLRSRDTTMKEMMHISRLKDFLTKYVTSAKNV, encoded by the exons ATGGCGCTGGGCGGATGCCGGGCGGCCCGCTGTGGAAGCGCGCTTCGCTTGAGGCGGCCGGCGCTGAGGCGGCCCTACGTGGCGGCcggcggcgaggaggaggaggaggagaacgaggaggaggagcagcggcagctgctggagctgtgccggCGGCGGCGCTTCCTGCGGGGCGGCGCGGAGCCGCGGTCCTGGCGCTCCTACCTCAGCGGCTGCCACCTGGGCTTCGGGCCGCTGGGCGCGGCGCTGCGGGGCAACCTGGCGGCGCAGTGGTGGCACTCGGCGCTGGCCCGCAGGGAGCAGGTGTTCGCCGTGGATTCCCCGCTCCACGGTAGCCCCTCCGCCGGCGCCCCGCAGGCCCGCGATGCCCTGCGGCTGCTGAGCTCGGAGACGCTGCGCCGGGTTGTCCAGGAGCCGGCCGGGCCCGCCCTGGAAGAAGCGATGGGGAGCGCAGGGACGCTCCGGGAGACGCTGCTGCCCG GTGTTTTGGCACAATATGTTAGCTGCTTAGAATTTGCGAACAAGAGGCTGCCTTGTGGCCTTGCTGAAGTTGGAGTATGTTTTCACTCTGTTCCAGAAAGTGAGCTACACAACAAAAACTTTAGAAG AATAGGCGAAAGGACTACCTCTTTGCTTGCATGGTTTAGCTCTCCCAGAACTGCAGGACAGTGGCTCGATTACTGGTTGCGTCAGAGACTGCAATGGTGGAGAAAG TTTGCAGTAGGCCCATCTGACTTCAGCAGCAGTGACTTTCAggatgaagaaggaagaagaggattTAACTTACATTATAACTTTCcttggggaaaagaaacaatagaAACACTGAAGAACCTTGGTGATACTGAACTGTTAGAGATGTATCCAGGGGATAGATCAAAATTACTG GGCCGAGATGGAAGGAAGAATGTTATTCCTCATGTCCTGTCTGTGAGTGGAAATCTGGACCGAGGAGTATTAGCATATCTCTTTGATTCACTACAGCTAGCTGAGAATCCgttaacaaaaaagaaaaattcacacAGAAAG GTACTTAAACTTCATCCTTGTCTAGCACCTATCAAAGTGGCCTTGGATGTAGGGAAAGGCCCAACAACAGAGCTGCGACAG GTTTGTCAAGGATTGTTCAACGAACTATCAGAAAATAGAATTTCCGTATGGCCAGGTTATCTTGAAACCACGCAGGTATCCCTGGAACAGCTTTATACAAA ataTGATGAGATGAGTGTTCTCTTCATGGTCTTGATAACTGATGCTACTCTAGAGAATGGAGTGGTCCAGCTGAGAAGCAGAGACACCACCATGAAGGAAATGATGCACATATCTAGGTTAAAAGACTTCTTAACTAAGTACGTAACATCAGCTAAAAATGTGTAA
- the DDX5 gene encoding probable ATP-dependent RNA helicase DDX5 isoform X2: MPGFGAPRFGGSRGGPLSGKKFGNPGEKLTKKKWNLDELPKFEKNFYQEHPDVVRRTVQEVEQYRSSKEVTVRGHNCPKPIINFYEANFPANVMEVIQRQNFTEPTAIQAQGWPVALSGLDMVGVAQTGSGKTLSYLLPAIVHINHQPFLERGDGPICLVLAPTRELAQQVQQVAAEYSRACRLKSTCIYGGAPKGPQIRDLERGVEICIATPGRLIDFLEAGKTNLRRCTYLVLDEADRMLDMGFEPQIRKIVDQIRPDRQTLMWSATWPKEVRQLAEDFLKEYVHINIGALELSANHNILQIVDVCHDVEKDDKLIRLMEEIMSEKENKTIVFVETKRRCDDLTRKMRRDGWPAMGIHGDKSQQERDWVLNEFKHGKAPILIATDVASRGLDVEDVKFVINYDYPNSSEDYIHRIGRTARSTKTGTAYTFFTPNNIKQVNDLISVLREANQAINPKLLQLIEDRGSGRSRGDRRDRYSAGKRGGFSSFRERENFERTYGALGKRDFGAKAQNGAYTAQSFSNGTPFGNGFAAAGMQAGFRAGNPAGAYQNGYDQQYGSNIANMHNGMNQQQYAYPATGAAPMIGYPMPASYSQ; this comes from the exons ATGCCCGG GTTTGGAGCACCTCGGTTTGGAGGAAGTAGAGGTGGACctctttctgggaagaaatttGGAAACCCTGGGGAAAAACTTAccaaaaagaaatggaatttaGATGAACTGCCCAAATTTGAAAAGAACTTCTATCAAGAACATCCTGATGTAGTTAGACGTACTGTG caaGAGGTTGAGCAGTACAGGTCAAGCAAAGAAGTCACAGTTAGGGGCCATAACTGTCCAAAACCAATAATAAACTTCTATGAAGCCAACTTTCCTG CAAATGTTATGGAAGTGATTCAGAGGCAGAACTTCACTGAACCAACTGCTATCCAAGCACAGGGATGGCCTGTTGCCTTGAGTGGATTGGATATGGTTGGAGTTGCACAGACTGGATCAGGGAAAACGCTGTCT TACTTGTTGCCTGCTATTGTGCATATAAATCATCAGCCATTCCTAGAGCGAGGAGATGGACCTATT TGTCTTGTGCTGGCACCAACTCGTGAACTGGCTCAACAAGTGCAGCAAGTAGCCGCTGAATACAGCAGAGCATGCCGCTTGAAGTCTACATGTATTTATGGAGGTGCTCCAAAGGGACCACAAATTCGTGACTTAGAAAGAG gtgTGGAAATTTGCATTGCAACACCTGGAAGACTTATAGACTTCTTAGAAGCCGGAAAGACCAATCTCAGGAGGTGTACTTACCTTGTTCTTGATGAAGCTGACCGGATGCTTGACATGGGATTTGAACCTCAGATCAGAAAAATTGTGGATCAGATAAGA CCTGACAGGCAAACTCTGATGTGGAGTGCCACATGGCCAAAGGAAGTAAGGCAGCTGGCTGAAGACTTCTTGAAAGAATATGTACACATCAACATCGGTGCATTGGAACTGAGTGCAAACCACAACATTCTTCAGATTGTTGATGTGTGCCATGATGTAGAGAAAGATGACAA GCTTATTCGTCTGATGGAAGAAATCAtgagtgagaaggaaaacaaaacaatagttTTTGTGGAAACCAAAAGACGGTGTGATGATCTTACCAGAAAAATGAGGAGAGATGG gTGGCCAGCAATGGGTATTCATGGTGATAAAAGTCAGCAGGAACGAGACTGGGTTCTAAATG AGTTCAAACATGGAAAAGCACCAATCCTGATTGCTACAGATGTTGCATCCAGAGGTCTAG ATGTGGAAGATGTGAAATTTGTCATCAATTATGACTACCCTAACTCCTCAGAGGACTATATCCACCGAATTGGACGAACTGCCCGCAGTACCAAAACAGGCACAGCATACACATTCTTTACTCCTAACAATATTAAGCAAGTAAATGACCTCATCTCTGTGCTTCGGGAGGCTAATCAAGCCATCAACCCCAAATTGCTTCAGTTGATTGAAGACAGAGGTTCAG GTCGTTCCCGAGGTGACCGACGTGACAGATATTCTGCGGGCAAAAGGGGTGGATTTAGTAGTTTTAGAGAGAGGGAGAATTTTGAGAGAACCTATGGTGCACTAGGAAAGAGAGACTTTGGAGCAAAAGCTCAAAATGGGGCCTACACTGCCCAAAGTTTCAGTAACGGAactccttttggaaatggtTTTGCAGCTGCAGGCATGCAAGCTGGCTTCAGGGCTGGTAACCCTGCGGGAGCTTACCAGAATGGCTATGACCAGCAGTATGGAAGTAACATTGCAAATATGCACAATGGCATGAACCAACAGCAGTATGCATATCCTGCCACTGGTGCTGCTCCTATGATAGGTTACCCAATGCCAGCAAGTTATTCTCAATAA
- the DDX5 gene encoding probable ATP-dependent RNA helicase DDX5 isoform X1: protein MPGYSSDRDRGFGAPRFGGSRGGPLSGKKFGNPGEKLTKKKWNLDELPKFEKNFYQEHPDVVRRTVQEVEQYRSSKEVTVRGHNCPKPIINFYEANFPANVMEVIQRQNFTEPTAIQAQGWPVALSGLDMVGVAQTGSGKTLSYLLPAIVHINHQPFLERGDGPICLVLAPTRELAQQVQQVAAEYSRACRLKSTCIYGGAPKGPQIRDLERGVEICIATPGRLIDFLEAGKTNLRRCTYLVLDEADRMLDMGFEPQIRKIVDQIRPDRQTLMWSATWPKEVRQLAEDFLKEYVHINIGALELSANHNILQIVDVCHDVEKDDKLIRLMEEIMSEKENKTIVFVETKRRCDDLTRKMRRDGWPAMGIHGDKSQQERDWVLNEFKHGKAPILIATDVASRGLDVEDVKFVINYDYPNSSEDYIHRIGRTARSTKTGTAYTFFTPNNIKQVNDLISVLREANQAINPKLLQLIEDRGSGRSRGDRRDRYSAGKRGGFSSFRERENFERTYGALGKRDFGAKAQNGAYTAQSFSNGTPFGNGFAAAGMQAGFRAGNPAGAYQNGYDQQYGSNIANMHNGMNQQQYAYPATGAAPMIGYPMPASYSQ, encoded by the exons ATGCCCGGGTATTCCAGCGACAGGGACAGAGG GTTTGGAGCACCTCGGTTTGGAGGAAGTAGAGGTGGACctctttctgggaagaaatttGGAAACCCTGGGGAAAAACTTAccaaaaagaaatggaatttaGATGAACTGCCCAAATTTGAAAAGAACTTCTATCAAGAACATCCTGATGTAGTTAGACGTACTGTG caaGAGGTTGAGCAGTACAGGTCAAGCAAAGAAGTCACAGTTAGGGGCCATAACTGTCCAAAACCAATAATAAACTTCTATGAAGCCAACTTTCCTG CAAATGTTATGGAAGTGATTCAGAGGCAGAACTTCACTGAACCAACTGCTATCCAAGCACAGGGATGGCCTGTTGCCTTGAGTGGATTGGATATGGTTGGAGTTGCACAGACTGGATCAGGGAAAACGCTGTCT TACTTGTTGCCTGCTATTGTGCATATAAATCATCAGCCATTCCTAGAGCGAGGAGATGGACCTATT TGTCTTGTGCTGGCACCAACTCGTGAACTGGCTCAACAAGTGCAGCAAGTAGCCGCTGAATACAGCAGAGCATGCCGCTTGAAGTCTACATGTATTTATGGAGGTGCTCCAAAGGGACCACAAATTCGTGACTTAGAAAGAG gtgTGGAAATTTGCATTGCAACACCTGGAAGACTTATAGACTTCTTAGAAGCCGGAAAGACCAATCTCAGGAGGTGTACTTACCTTGTTCTTGATGAAGCTGACCGGATGCTTGACATGGGATTTGAACCTCAGATCAGAAAAATTGTGGATCAGATAAGA CCTGACAGGCAAACTCTGATGTGGAGTGCCACATGGCCAAAGGAAGTAAGGCAGCTGGCTGAAGACTTCTTGAAAGAATATGTACACATCAACATCGGTGCATTGGAACTGAGTGCAAACCACAACATTCTTCAGATTGTTGATGTGTGCCATGATGTAGAGAAAGATGACAA GCTTATTCGTCTGATGGAAGAAATCAtgagtgagaaggaaaacaaaacaatagttTTTGTGGAAACCAAAAGACGGTGTGATGATCTTACCAGAAAAATGAGGAGAGATGG gTGGCCAGCAATGGGTATTCATGGTGATAAAAGTCAGCAGGAACGAGACTGGGTTCTAAATG AGTTCAAACATGGAAAAGCACCAATCCTGATTGCTACAGATGTTGCATCCAGAGGTCTAG ATGTGGAAGATGTGAAATTTGTCATCAATTATGACTACCCTAACTCCTCAGAGGACTATATCCACCGAATTGGACGAACTGCCCGCAGTACCAAAACAGGCACAGCATACACATTCTTTACTCCTAACAATATTAAGCAAGTAAATGACCTCATCTCTGTGCTTCGGGAGGCTAATCAAGCCATCAACCCCAAATTGCTTCAGTTGATTGAAGACAGAGGTTCAG GTCGTTCCCGAGGTGACCGACGTGACAGATATTCTGCGGGCAAAAGGGGTGGATTTAGTAGTTTTAGAGAGAGGGAGAATTTTGAGAGAACCTATGGTGCACTAGGAAAGAGAGACTTTGGAGCAAAAGCTCAAAATGGGGCCTACACTGCCCAAAGTTTCAGTAACGGAactccttttggaaatggtTTTGCAGCTGCAGGCATGCAAGCTGGCTTCAGGGCTGGTAACCCTGCGGGAGCTTACCAGAATGGCTATGACCAGCAGTATGGAAGTAACATTGCAAATATGCACAATGGCATGAACCAACAGCAGTATGCATATCCTGCCACTGGTGCTGCTCCTATGATAGGTTACCCAATGCCAGCAAGTTATTCTCAATAA